Proteins encoded by one window of Chondromyces crocatus:
- a CDS encoding DUF1826 domain-containing protein: MSWSGGAVMHGRVPVCSAAAHLTVLEATGLSSILRPSVNLCLWRRRLDPDLLTWASRQATAATFEAERVLSRVRPDPSALVIALPASPQRVMLGADIAELSVRFAGLAGCGRVRATLSLSARDVCRKFHVDHVGLRLFCTYAGPGTEWIPNDAVRRDLLSRYDLAIDVANRSIQGNEGAARGAKPGEVLLLKGEGWPGNGGNGAVHRAPPIAAARLRRLVLTLDAVP, translated from the coding sequence ATGAGCTGGTCCGGTGGCGCCGTGATGCATGGACGGGTCCCCGTGTGCAGCGCCGCGGCGCATCTCACCGTGCTCGAAGCGACCGGACTCTCGTCCATCCTGCGGCCTTCCGTGAATCTGTGTCTCTGGCGGCGCAGGCTCGATCCGGATCTCCTCACCTGGGCCTCACGGCAGGCGACCGCGGCGACGTTCGAAGCCGAGCGCGTGCTCTCTCGTGTCCGACCGGACCCGTCAGCGTTGGTCATCGCGCTGCCAGCGTCGCCGCAACGGGTGATGCTCGGCGCGGACATCGCAGAGCTCTCCGTCCGCTTCGCCGGGCTCGCCGGGTGTGGTCGGGTCCGGGCCACGCTCAGCCTCTCGGCGCGCGACGTCTGTCGCAAATTCCATGTCGATCACGTCGGCCTCCGGCTCTTCTGCACGTACGCCGGTCCCGGGACGGAGTGGATCCCGAACGACGCGGTGCGACGTGATCTGCTCTCTCGCTACGATCTGGCCATCGACGTGGCCAATCGCTCGATCCAGGGCAATGAGGGCGCCGCTCGTGGCGCGAAGCCCGGAGAGGTGCTGCTCCTCAAGGGCGAAGGGTGGCCGGGCAATGGAGGGAACGGCGCCGTTCACAGGGCTCCGCCGATCGCGGCTGCCCGGCTACGGCGGCTGGTGCTCACCCTCGACGCCGTCCCGTGA
- the rpmG gene encoding 50S ribosomal protein L33: MRDVIKLVSSAGTGYCYYTTKNKRTMTEKLQIKKFDPIVRKHVVFTEGKISKGGGK, translated from the coding sequence ATGCGTGATGTCATCAAGCTCGTGTCGTCCGCCGGCACTGGCTATTGCTATTACACGACCAAGAACAAGCGAACGATGACGGAGAAACTTCAGATCAAGAAGTTCGATCCGATCGTCCGCAAGCACGTCGTCTTCACCGAGGGGAAGATCTCGAAGGGCGGCGGCAAGTAG
- the rpsR gene encoding 30S ribosomal protein S18 has protein sequence MTSGPREERYPDELRSQGIPTVERRSRRLAARLGIGPDHVFDYKDPQTLKYFISERGKIVPRRISGLSARQQRQLALAIKRARGIALLPYTTSG, from the coding sequence ATGACGAGTGGCCCGAGAGAGGAGCGTTACCCCGATGAACTGCGGTCTCAGGGGATCCCCACGGTCGAGCGGCGGAGCCGCCGGCTGGCCGCCAGGCTGGGAATCGGTCCCGATCACGTCTTCGATTACAAGGATCCGCAAACGCTGAAGTACTTCATCAGCGAGCGCGGGAAGATCGTGCCACGGCGCATCTCGGGGCTATCGGCCCGGCAGCAGCGGCAGCTCGCGCTCGCCATCAAGCGGGCGCGCGGCATCGCCCTGCTCCCCTACACCACCAGCGGGTAG